GCTTCCCTGCAAAGAGGCGACTGTCCATTCTAACCGGTGCGTAAAAGTTTCTTAACGCCAGCTCATTCTCACTTTGGAGCCAATGTTGCACTCTTTTCATTTTCTATAGAATATTGCAAAGTTATTTTGTTATTCAAGTGCATGCgtaaatacacacataaacaaatataggctaaataactacaattttttttaaattaattttatttatgttcAACTTTAAATTTGCAATATGTACCTTAACATATGTTACCAAAATGCTTACCCACTTTCCTCATATTTCTATGCAGGTGATATTTTTCTGCTCGTCTTCAGTCTGGACGACCGCAGTTCGTTTGAGGAGGTGCGCGCTCTGCACGCCGAGATTCTGGCGGCCAAATCAGCATTGCACAGATCAAAGCAGAAAGTCTGCGTGCCCACGGTGATCTGCGCGAACAAAGTAGACTTGCCCTCCGAACAGCACGCGGTGTCACGGACAGAAGTGTCCCGTGCGTTCGGGAACGGCAGCGCTTTGTTCGAGACCTCCGCCAAGGACAGTGTGAATCTGGAGCAGGTGTTTGAAGCGCTGGCGGAGCGCGGCGGACTACCTTTGGAGACCGGACCCTCACAGCACCGGAAAGTGTCCATCAGGTCGTACCAGGCGCTCCGGGCGGCTCGGCTGGCGGAGAAAGGGAGCAAGTCGTCGGTGCGCGACACTCCGTGCGGCGCGCTCTATCCACTTGCCCGCAGACCGAGTTTCAGCACGGACCTGCAGCTGGTTCTAGGTACTAAAGGCAATAAAAAGCAGAGCAAAACACTGGACAAGTGTCAGATACAGTGAAGAGAAAGACAACCGCTTTTATTTAAAGCAAAAACCAAAACAGAAAACCGAACAGCACTTGACATACAACCCATAATTTTCACAGATCTGTTGATATTATAAACTTCAGTCAGTGAAGACGGCATTTTTAATTAGGCGGGAACAATTTCGCGCCTCCGAGGAATACAGTACCGTCCAAATATGTCGCATTTTCTCATTTGCACAACCTTATTTTCCACAACCGATTATTTCTGATGGTTTCTGTCCCCTAaaaaaccttttcaaaaaacTCATTTTGTCAGCAGAACGATGGACAAGTACACCAAAGACCGACTGAACTGAGTATACACATTACTACAGCCTTGTTTTCAAATTAAAGATGGCGTCTATGATTGTTAAAATGTGATACTGTATAATATGtacaaaaatgattttaaataaagcattttatacCAAGGTGATGAGTTCAGTTTAATGATTTTTAAAGCGGCACTGAAACACCCCATGCATTCGGCGAAACAGGAATGTGCCACGATgaaataatataaagaaatacaTTATTATGAGGATGTGGGTGTTTAGATGACATGGTAAAGCCTTGACTCGTATCTGGAGTTGCATAACACCCATAACGCTTAAAAAAATTGAAtgttgatggagcaacatcatttgtgtgagaaaaaaaaataacaatggaaggttgttttgatcAAATTcagtaaaagtaaataaataataataataataaaaacaactgtGGGCCCCTGAATGGTTATAGTTATATTGTATAGCTGtgggggcaatagttatagggcaaaattGAGTAACAAAAAATCATCTCACTGTATCAAAAGTCGGCAGCTTTTGATACTATCGACCACTCTATCCTGTTATCCAGACTAGAATATGATGTGGGGCTAAAAGGTGTCGTCCTCCAGTGGTTCCAATCTTATCTCTCGGGTCGTACTTTCAGAGTAAAGCTAGGAAATTGCTCTTCGTCTGCTGCGCATCTAACCTGTGGCCTTCCTCAAGGTTCTATTTTAGCGCCTTCTCTCTTTTCCCTCTACATCTTACCACTGGGCACCATTCTAAGAAGACATGGGGTATCTTTTCACTGCTATGCAGACAACACCCAATTGTATGTTCCAATCAAGAGAAATGATCCCTCTGCCCTTTCATCATTGTTAGGTTGTCTGGATGAAGTAAAATTTTGGCTGGataaaatttttttgtttttaaatgaaaacaaaacagagatcATTGTTTTCGGGTCCACTGGTAATCCCCAGGCTGTTACCTTTGACCTAGGCAGACTAGCGGCATTTAGTTCTGCAAGTGTGCGGAACTTGGGCGTTTGTCTGGATGAGTCTTTAAATTTTGAAAAGCAAATCTCTTCTGTAATAAGCTCTAGTTTTTATCACCTGTGGCTGTTGTCAAAAGTCAAACCTTTTCTTAATCACAAAACTCTTGAGATGGCTGTTCATGCTTTTATCACCACACGTGTAGATTACTGCAATACACTTTACTGCGGTATCTCGAAAACGCAAACAGCTCGTCTTCAGCTGGTGCAAAATGCCGCTGCAAGATTCCTCACAAATGGTCGGAAAAGTGACCACATCACCCCAATTCTGAGGTCTCTTCACTGGTTGCCCATTCATTTCAGAACTGAGTTTAAAATCCTGTTATTTGTGTACAAAGCTCTATGCAACCAAGCGCCTAGCTACCTAACTGAACTGCTTCAACCTTACACGCCGTCAAGAAGTCTGAGATCAGGTGAAAAAATCTGTTACAAGTCCCTCAATGCAGACTTAAACGTAGAGGGATCGAGCCTTTTCTGTGGTTGGGCCTCGGTTGTGGAACAGTTTGCCCTTGGACGTTCGGATAGCCCCTTCTGTGATTTCTTTTAAGTCACTTTTAAAAACGCACTTGTTCTCTTTGGCCTACAAATAAGGTGcatatacgtgtatatgtatgtgtatatgtgtacatatatgtgtgtgtatgtatgtgtgtgtatatatatatatatatatatatatatatatatatatatatatatatcgtatgtgtatgtgtgtgtgtatgggtgtttctatagatatatttatacttatatatttttttctgtctattttatatttctctcCTTCGAGTATGATACTAGTATTAAACCTGTTactgttttctctgtttttattttctactacTGATAGTCTCTGAGACTGCTTGGACGTCTCCCATTTTAAGGTGTTCTTAACCTTGTTGTACTGTTTTATGATGTGCTACTACACATGGTGTTGGTGTCTTTTAattttgtaaagcactttggtcagtcagtggctgttataaaatgtgctatataaataaaatgaacttgaacttgagtaacaaattaaaataatgcttattcaaaaggGGGGTTAGCCCTGTTGTATTCCATACATGAAAATAGATGAATGCGCAGTCTTATATCAACTTTTTTCTACAGGAGACCCTTAGAGCTCAGAACTGAACATCAATGAACTCAATTTACATCACTTTTTATATATTTCGGACAAACCCCCACCCCACCCCGCTAAGCATAGTCACTTAGACATATAGCCAGCGATGTGACCAAAGAATGCAGGGCAACCAAATGCAGAAGACTAAGAGTCTGGCATAGACAACACATATGAATCAAGAACTATTCTGAATAATGCACATTCATTGGCTGTGGTGGTGATTGCCGTGGCCTACAAACACTTTAACCTATCTTTGGTACTGTAAGGTCAatgtgtttgtgttgggtttCTGTTTGTGCACTGGTTGACATTTATGCAGCTGAATAGAATGAAAACAGAAGTGGGTAGATTCATAATTACACCTATTCAGAGCCGTGGATTACATTTTTATCTCAACAGACAAAACACAGGATACATGAGAGCTGGGTGATGAAACTCTCACCTACAATGCTTACCGAGACATGAAGAGTATGATCAATGTGTGTGTTTTCCCTTTCTGAAGCACATCCTGCTGTTTTTGTAGACTCTGGGTAGGAGTATGGGTTTGAAATACCATACTACCAGACTATTGTGCACATTATGAGGAAATTCTTTACGCAGAAGATCTGTTGTCATGCCAACACAGCATCCCCACAGAAACGCATGGTAACAAGAGCCGCTACTGTCCTTAGCATATGAGATCAAAAAGTGTATAGTACACACTAAAACATGTGCAATCACAAAGCAGAGTGAGGACCCCTAACACTAAGTATCAGACTTCGGTGTGTATTTTGTACCGAAACGTTTGGTGCTACGGACGTAACCTACTACATTGACCAAATTGTGCCTTAATCAACTAAAGAGCTGAGTGTGTTCATCCGCTGGAATAGATTGAGTTGTACTTCAGACAGGAACTGCTTGGAGACGTACAGAACACATCTGAGCTCACATAGATGCTCAGTAATTACCTGTAGCTTGTTAAAACACTCAGTCTCCAGTGCATCTGCTTTTACAGTTACAGGAATCATCACGACcctgaaattaaaatgtaacacGCTGTTTGGAACAGCAGCGAGTTTGTATCAGGCACTCAAACAAACAGTCTGAGATTCAGGGTGAGAATAACAATCATTACATGCAACCTTTCTGCAGTCATTCATCAGCACACCTACACagaggatctgtctctctctcttgagtGCATAGAGTGCTGAGGGTGAGCGTGATTGTGTCCATGAAGGTTAGTGCTGATTGAATAGAGTTTGCTTGAGAGGCATATAATGCCCGAGCTGGATGACAATGCAGGATTTGTTCAAGAGTTAAAAGCATTTTATTGTGCATTACATTTATTCAAGGCTTTTATCCAATGCAACTTACAGTAAATTTAAAGAGCGCATTtaatcagtatgtgtgttccctgagAATCGAAGCCATTACCTTGGCATTGCGAGATATAACAGATAAACCAAAGGAGAAcatttgttgacatacagtaagagtttAGAGCTATAAAACTAATGCGGACAGCATAGTTCTGATCATTtgctcttggaagaatttgatgaaaaatgttgATGGCacactttggtatcttggcaaatctgagcacggTTTGAGAAGTTGTTGAGATCTTGtgtgaaactctagaggagattACTGGAGTTTTTTCTCAAGAGAAACGTCCAACATGGTTGTAGAGCGGAGCCGGGATGGAATGATGCACGCCCGGTctccaatcggcctgatggggcgcgtgagggataaaggtggccagtGACGACAGAttgagagaattacgggcagctgccctgtatgtgtttgtgtctttttatctaattaaatattatttcaatTGCTCAGCTGGTTCTTGCCACCTCCTTCCCTTAACCGCCTTACAGTGGTATCATGACAAATGGAAACGGAAATGCGGAGGGGTGTTCTTTCCGCTGGGGGTCAGAGGACTGACTCCGGTCTgcctggggaggagcggctgccgtcCTCCTGAGAGAgcggaggagtgatcggggaccacgcaatggcacatcagagaaccggtgagtgagctgcttctctctctctcctttctctctctctgtcgctccgtgttggccttttcccttgcctattttattaaatttatttgttgtttttcccctcctgtctcctcccaggttgaAGAAGGCGGGAATGACCAGCCGGCAGACAGGGCtcaaggcacgcccctccccagggaaagtgagagggggggtgtacatcatgccgggggatCCTTGGCCTGAGGCAACGACAGAAGGAGTGTAGTTGAGGAGGACGGGGCTGGAATGATGCACGCACGGTccacaatcggcctgatggggcacgcgagagATAAAGGCGCCCGGTgacgacagtttgagagagagagagaattacgggcagctgccctgtatgtgttagtgtctgtctttttatttaattcaatattatttttattgctaAGCCGGTTCTTGCCACCTCCTtcccttaacccccttacagtggTATCATGACAAATGGAAACAATTTGCACGATATGGCGAAACCGTACGATATCATCCGACTTAGCTTGTTCGAAAAAGCATTGACAACTTTTAGACCAACcagtcaacaaacagaatttgaaATCTATACAATTCGGGCTTTGCATTTGACCTTGCATCAAA
This genomic window from Xyrauchen texanus isolate HMW12.3.18 chromosome 11, RBS_HiC_50CHRs, whole genome shotgun sequence contains:
- the rasd2b gene encoding GTP-binding protein Rhes, producing the protein MCPVMELDQSTNAAALIKHQSHVLASASSPGVLLAYKSATQRLGAIGLKVSTLSRAGMGILKLATTQLKHQEKKARVVRASSLGKPHPTIDSSQCKKSPMDQLAALVLHGHTGLQHMWKELPCGTKPQNCRRIVVLGAPRVGKTSILRRFLRDDFEEQYEPTCEDFHRKFYHIRGETYQIDILDASGERSFPAKRRLSILTGDIFLLVFSLDDRSSFEEVRALHAEILAAKSALHRSKQKVCVPTVICANKVDLPSEQHAVSRTEVSRAFGNGSALFETSAKDSVNLEQVFEALAERGGLPLETGPSQHRKVSIRSYQALRAARLAEKGSKSSVRDTPCGALYPLARRPSFSTDLQLVLGTKGNKKQSKTLDKCQIQ